Proteins encoded by one window of Salicibibacter halophilus:
- a CDS encoding IS110 family RNA-guided transposase, producing MRMFVGLDVSSFDMKVCVLDQEGDQLSVFTVSNDWPGAQVLKERLLELLADTEVDILKIGLESTSVYSFHPSMFLHDDDDLKPYGAQVFVINPKQIANFKKSFADMNKTDEIDAFVIADYMRFGRNQMSVVKESQYVALQQLTRSRYHLTKAMTKEKQHFLQHLEYKCNTFSKEVDSSVFGHAMMELFLEKYSLDELAQLPLEDLARFLQEKGRNRFPDPEAVAASIQKAVRSSYRLDKVVEDSIDVLLGTSIELIRSFQKQIKAIDQSITRIMKGLTQTLESIPGIGPVFAAGIIAELGQIDRFPDETKIAKYAGLYWRKHQSGRFTAEDTSLTRQGNHYLRYYLVEAANSVRRQIPEYQVFYQKKYQEVPKHQHKRALVLTARKLVRLVDALLRKNQLFTPERGVNL from the coding sequence ATGCGAATGTTTGTCGGGCTTGACGTTAGCTCGTTTGATATGAAAGTGTGTGTGCTTGATCAAGAAGGTGATCAGCTTTCGGTTTTTACGGTTTCCAATGACTGGCCGGGTGCCCAGGTGCTCAAAGAACGGTTGCTCGAGCTCTTGGCCGATACAGAGGTTGACATCCTAAAGATCGGTCTGGAGTCCACATCCGTCTACAGTTTTCATCCATCCATGTTCTTGCATGATGACGATGATTTAAAACCCTATGGCGCCCAAGTCTTTGTGATCAATCCGAAGCAGATCGCCAACTTTAAAAAGAGCTTCGCAGACATGAACAAGACCGATGAGATTGACGCCTTTGTGATCGCCGATTATATGCGTTTCGGGCGCAATCAGATGTCCGTTGTCAAAGAAAGCCAATACGTGGCTCTCCAGCAGTTGACACGTTCGCGTTATCACTTGACCAAAGCGATGACGAAAGAGAAACAACACTTCTTGCAGCACTTGGAGTATAAATGCAACACCTTTTCCAAAGAAGTGGATTCATCGGTGTTTGGCCATGCTATGATGGAACTCTTTCTTGAAAAATACAGCCTGGATGAACTTGCCCAGCTTCCGCTTGAGGACCTGGCTCGGTTTCTTCAAGAGAAAGGGAGAAATCGTTTTCCCGATCCGGAAGCTGTCGCCGCATCCATCCAGAAAGCCGTCCGTTCATCGTACCGATTGGACAAAGTGGTCGAAGATTCCATCGATGTACTTTTAGGAACGTCCATTGAGCTCATTCGTTCCTTCCAAAAGCAAATCAAGGCGATCGATCAGTCCATTACTCGAATCATGAAAGGACTGACGCAGACGCTGGAATCAATCCCGGGCATTGGTCCGGTCTTCGCCGCAGGCATCATTGCCGAACTCGGTCAGATTGACCGGTTTCCCGATGAAACAAAAATAGCTAAATATGCGGGACTGTACTGGCGAAAACACCAGTCCGGGCGGTTTACCGCCGAAGATACTTCACTGACACGTCAAGGGAACCATTATTTGCGTTATTACCTCGTTGAAGCCGCCAACTCGGTACGAAGGCAAATTCCGGAATACCAAGTCTTTTATCAGAAGAAGTATCAAGAAGTCCCGAAACATCAACACAAACGTGCACTCGTGCTCACGGCAAGAAAACTCGTGCGATTGGTGGATGCGCTGCTACGCAAAAACCAACTCTTTACGCCAGAAAGGGGCGTGAACCTCTGA